A single region of the Fusarium fujikuroi IMI 58289 draft genome, chromosome FFUJ_chr05 genome encodes:
- a CDS encoding probable ATP dependent RNA helicase — protein sequence MGYLSKRKRDQTEEVVTDDKPAATEVEKPTKLSQKQEDETSFVDLGLDPRLLQAIAQQKFAKPTLVQRKAIPLALNGQDVLAKADCGSGKTAAYVLPLLSSILKRKATDSTAFTTALILVPTRELADQVFKAIEQFASFCAKDISTVKLTDKVSNAVQRALLSNSPDIVISTPATAWHNVNSSALSIDKLTHLILDEADLVLSYGYSEDLENLSRSVPKGVQVMMMSATLTDEVDTLKGIFRRDPTLLDLKEKEAEGEGITQFVAKCGEDEKFLLAYVIFKLKLIKGKCIIFVSDIDRCYRLKLFFEQFGIRSCILNSELPLNSRVHVVEEFNKHVYDIIIAADEKNEMMGDDEEPVGGETEDAEKQGDGDDAETEAKRPKKKAKKSKGADKEYGVSRGVDFKKVSAVINFDLPTTASAYTHRIGRTARAGQTGMALSFVVPKDLYRKHMPTSTPTSENDEKVMAKIIRQQAKRGKEVKPYNFNMKQVDPFRYRMNDALRAVTKVSIREARTRELRQELLKSEKLKRYFEENPTELAHLRHDGELRTARQQAHLKHIPEYLLPKDGKQALTNDIGFVGLRKDRKGHKGKKGRGFKVGSRKRDPLKTFKARRKTK from the exons ATGGGGTACTTATCGAAACGAAAGCGCGATCAAACAGAAGAGGTAGTTACTGACGACAAGCCTGCTGCTACCGAAGTTGAAAAACCTACGAAGCTTTCGCAAAAACAAGAGGATGAGACTTCCTTCGTCGATCTCGGTCTCGATCCTAGACTGCTACAAGCTATCGCTCAGCAGAAGTTTGCAAAGCCGACACTAGTGCAGAGGAAGGCGATTCCTTTGGCTCTCAATGGACAAGATGTTTTGGCCAAGGCCGACTGTGGCTCTGGAAAGACGGCAGCTTATGTTCTGCCTTTGCTATCTAGCATTCTGAAGCGCAAAGCT ACCGACTCTACTGCTTTCACAACtgccctcatcctcgtccccACCCGCGAGCTTGCCGACCAGGTCTTCAAGGCCATCGAGCAATTTGCTTCCTTCTGCGCAAAGGATATCAGCACAGTCAAGCTGACTGACAAGGTTTCCAATGCTGTGCAGCGCGCCCTTCTTTCAAACTCGCCCGACATCGTTATCTCAACCCCCGCGACTGCCTGGCACAATGTCAACTCTTCAGCACTCTCAATCGACAAACTCACACATCTTATCCTGGACGAAGCCGATCTTGTTCTTTCCTACGGTTACAGTGAGGACCTGGAGAACCTGTCACGATCAGTCCCCAAGGGTGTTCAggtcatgatgatgagcgcCACTCTTACAGATGAGGTCGACACACTCAAGGGGATCTTCCGACGTGACCCGACATTGTTggatctcaaggagaaggaggctgaagGCGAGGGTATCACCCAATTTGTGGCCAA GTGtggtgaagatgaaaagTTCCTTCTCGCCTATGTAATCTTTAAGCTTAAGTTGATTAAGGGCAAGTGTATTATCTTTGTGAGCGACATTGACCGATGCTACCGTTTGAAGCTCTTTTTTGAGCAGTTCGGCATTCGAAGTTGTATCTTGAACTCTGAACTTCCCCTGAACTCACGAGTTCATGTCGTTGAGGAGTTCAACAAACACGTTTACGATATCATCATTGctgccgatgagaagaatgagatgatgggagatgatgaggaacCTGTTGGAGGCGAGACTGAGGATGCCGAGAAGCAGGGTGACGGAGATGATGCGGAAACGGAAGCAAAGcgaccaaagaagaaggccaagaagtccAAGGGCGCTGATAAAGAGTACGGTGTATCAAGAG GTGTCGATTTCAAGAAGGTTTCCGCAGTCATCAACTTCGATCTCCCCACAACAGCATCAGCCTACACACATAGAATAGGGCGTACAGCGCGAGCTGGACAGACTGGCATGGCTCTGTCATTCGTCGTCCCCAAGGATCTATACCGAAAGCACATGCCTACGTCCACACCAACTTCAGAGAATGACGAGAAGGTTatggccaagatcatcagGCAGCAAGCCAAGCGAGGAAAAGAGGTGAAGCCTTACAACTTCAACATGAAGCAAGTGGACCCTTTCCGGTACCGAATGAACGATGCTCTACGTGCGGTTACCAAGGTTTCCATCCGAGAGGCCCGAACAAGAGAATTGCGACAGGAGCTGTTGAAGagtgagaagctgaagag ATATTTCGAGGAGAACCCTACGGAACTCGCCCATCTTCGCCACGACGGTGAACTTCGAACTGCTAGACAACAAGCCCACCTGAAGCATATCCCAGAGTATCTCCTACCCAAAGATGGCAAACAAGCTTTGACAAACGACATTGGCTTTGTGGGACTCAGGAAAGATCGCAAGGGTCAtaagggcaagaagggtcGCGGATTTAAGGTTGGCTCAAGAAAGCGAGATCCGCTCAAGACATTCAAGGCGAGGCGCAAGACAAAATAG
- a CDS encoding probable aldehyde reductase 6, whose product MAPGAVVEDFSSHDGQALELLSDKIDDVNVIKYDETSKFDKEKDKNTFRQYADATDRVKNFYREQHHKQTVAYNLAARNRFYNASRPRAEMTIWEAMEKLNTLVDESDPDTSLSQIQHLLQSAEDIRRDGKPRWMQLTGLIHDLGKLMLFFPELETQGQWDVVGDTFPVGCAFSDKIIYPETFVEGNPDATNPDFNTKYGIYSPNCGLDNVMLSWGHDEYLYHVVKDQSTLPDEALAMIRYHSFYPWHREGAYRHLMCDKDHEMLKAVNAFNPYDLYSKSDGVPDAEKLKPYYMELINEYFPNPVIKW is encoded by the coding sequence ATGGCCCCCGGCGCGGTCGTTGAGGATTTCTCTAGCCATGATGGGCAAGCCCTCGAGCTCCTCTCTGACAAGATCGACGATGTCAACGTGATCAAGTACGACGAGACATCCAAGttcgacaaggagaaggacaagaacacCTTCCGCCAATACGCCGATGCCACCGACCGCGTCAAGAACTTCTACCGCGAGCAGCACCACAAGCAGACCGTCGCCTACAACCTCGCTGCCCGCAACCGCTTCTACAACGCCTCTCGTCCTCGTGCCGAGATGACCATTTGGGAGGCCATGGAGAAGCTCAACACCCTTGTTGATGAGTCTGACCCTGATACTTCCCTCTCTCAGAtccagcatcttcttcagtctgCCGAAGATATTCGCCGCGATGGCAAGCCTCGATGGATGCAGTTGACTGGTCTCATCCACGACCTTGGCAAGCTTATGCTCTTCTTTCCCGAGCTCGAGACCCAGGGTCAGTGGGACGTTGTTGGTGACACATTCCCCGTTGGCTGTGCTTTCTCCGACAAGATCATCTACCCCGAGACCTTTGTTGAGGGCAACCCTGATGCTACCAACCccgacttcaacaccaagtaCGGTATCTACTCTCCCAACTGTGGCCTCGACAACGTCATGCTCTCATGGGGTCACGACGAGTACCTCTACCACGTCGTCAAGGACCAGTCCACTCTCCCTGACGAGGCTCTCGCCATGATCCGCTACCACTCCTTCTACCCCTGGCACCGTGAGGGAGCTTACCGCCACCTCATGTGCGACAAGGATcatgagatgctcaaggctgTCAACGCCTTCAACCCCTATGACTTGTACTCCAAGAGTGACGGCGTGCCCGAcgctgagaagctcaagccttACTACATggagctcatcaacgagTACTTCCCCAACCCTGTCATCAAGTGGTAA